The following proteins are encoded in a genomic region of Necator americanus strain Aroian chromosome II, whole genome shotgun sequence:
- a CDS encoding hypothetical protein (NECATOR_CHRII.G6035.T1): protein MQFSPNSGAPARLYKKGDPHDIGKYSPICFLSVIYKLFTRMILNRIEKVFNEGQPCEQAGFGKGFSAIDHIHTVSKLIEVSREYNMPLCLTFIDLRKAFDSIETEEIMEALDNQGAPTQYIKRLRELYSNFSTGISPFYKKAIIDMKKGVRQGDTISSNIFTATLENAMQKLEWDDMGVKVDGR, encoded by the coding sequence ATGCAATTTTCCCCAAACAGTGGAGCTCCAGCAAGactgtataagaagggagatccacatgacatcggcaaatATAGCCCAATCTGCTTcttgtccgtcatctacaagctctttacaagaatgatccttaataggattgaaaaagtctttaatgaaggacagccatgcgagcaagcaggatttggaaaaggattcagcgcgattgaccacattcacactgtttcgaaactcatcgaggtatcacgagagtacaataTGCcactctgtctcaccttcatcgacttgaggaaggccttcgactcgaTTGAGACGGAAGAGatcatggaagccttggacaaccagggtgcccctactcagtacataaagagacttcgagagttgtacagcaatttctcgaccggaatttcgccattctacaagaaagCCATCATTGACATGAAgaagggggtccgacagggtgatacaatctcatcCAATATATttacagccaccctcgagaacgcaatgcaaaagttggaatgggacgacatgggagtgaaggttgatggtcggtag